Genomic DNA from Lagopus muta isolate bLagMut1 chromosome 19, bLagMut1 primary, whole genome shotgun sequence:
CCTCAAGCTCTCACTCAGAGCCTTGCCCCACAAAACGAGTTAATCCTCTGCATATTTGATGCTATAAATTAATCTTTAGGACAGCTTTCAGCCCTGGAGGCTATGATCAGATGACCAGATATGATAAATGATCAAAGAAGTCTTTTTCCATCCAAGATACCGACTGAACAGCCACTGCTAATGCAGTCGGGCTATAGCCCTGCCCTTGGCTGGAGACAGATGTGCCTTTTTCCATGGTTCCTGCCCATGGGAGTGGTGGAGTTTGGGTCCCTGTGATCCGCAGTAATTGTGCTTCTGCTATGTGCTTGCAGCGAAAGGAGTGGACGTGGGATGAGAGCAAGATGGTGGTGATGCACGATCCCGTGTACAGGTATGTGCCAGGGCTTTGCACACCCAGATCTGGATCACTCATCTGGATCAGACGCTTTGAATCAGATGTATCCTGCTTGCTTTCCAAACCccatgaaaaaaatgattgagGTCACAAAATTACTGCTGGTGGGAATCTTCCATACATTTCTGCCAGCGAAGAGACTGACTGAGCTGGCTTTGAAGCTGGCTCTGCGTCAAGCAGAGGTCATGCTGAGTGACCTCCAGAGGCACCTTCTACCCAAACTGCTCTCTGATTCAAACGCAGAGGACACACAGGCTTCCTTGGTCTGCCTGTAACACGTGGCTCTCAGGATGCTGTGAGCCTCTAAAGAAGGGCCTGATGCTAAGGCATGACTTCTCAAAGGGAATAGCTTGTACACGATGCAGTAGGATAGCACTGACTTTCCATAGCACGTGCTATGGGATCTCTGGGTATTTTGGAGATGAGAAGTTTCATCCCGAGGCAtcctctgcccctctgcttgGTGACAACGGTAGGCAAACCAGCAGGACTCTGTCCTGGGTCTTAGCAAGCAGAGGAGCCCATGAATTCTGTTACTTCTTACACGTTTAACTCCTCCTGTCCCTCCCCCAGAATCTTCTATGTGTCTCACGACTCACAAGACCTGAAAATATTCAGTTACATCGCTAGGGACGGTGCCAACAACTCCTTCAGGTGCAACGTCTTCAAATCCAAGAAGAAGGTGGGGTGTTCCACACTCATGCCCAGACCCTGGGGGGGCACCGGGAGGTGGTGGGGCCGCCCTGGGACCCCAGCGCAGGGCTGACGGTGTGTGTGCTTTGCAGAGCCAGGCCATGCGTGTGGTGCGCACGGTGGGCCAGGCCTTCGAGGTGTGCCACAAGCTGAGCCTGCAGCACGCCCTGCAGAACGCTGACGGCCAGGCGGACGGTGCCAGCGACAAGTCGGCGGAGGAGCAGCCATCTGAAGGTGACATTCCGTGGGGTCTGGGCAGTGGCGGCAGCAGAGGTGTGTCGGGGtgagggaggctgcagtggtGTGTCCTCATGGGACAGCTGCAGCTATGGTGAGATCTTAGTGCCCCGTTGGCTTGGGGGCCTGGCTGATCCGGCACCTTCCCAACCTGAGCCCCATGGAGGCTAAAGCAAGCCTTGGCCATTCTCCCCAGGCTGTCATGTCAGCCATGCTCTGAGCTCTGGCTGGCAGCCTTGGTCCTGCAGTGGAGgggctttgtttcatttttccatttcattttaagtGCACCAGATAAAGGGCTCCAAGATCACAGATGTGGATGAGGTTGGCCTTGACTCTGATGGCATCTGTGTATCCGAGAGGGGAGCAGGAGAGCTGCCCACTGCCAGGGGTGAGCTGAGCACACTGAAACCTGGACAAGGCGCCAAGGACAAGAACTGCCAGGTAAGGGCCAGGAGGGGGGGTCACCACTGCTGTCCCTTTACGCACAGCTATAGGGAGAACTCCCAATTTCCCGGTGCCCTGCTCTGGCTGTCCCCAACCCCGCAGCAGCACCACTTGACCAGAACCACACAGGTGGCTGGACAGGTAACAGGTAGAGTGGAAGCAGCATCCCTGCTGAGGGGCATTTTCATGCTGTGCAGGCAGGTGTCTAGTCTAGTCTGCAGCAGTCCTTGGCcatgctccagcagcagccgcaGCTCACTGCTTCCCCCCACCAGCAACATCTCTCAGGGCAGCCCCTGCTGCCAAGGGGCTAAGGGCGTGCTTGGTGCTGGCTGTGGACACGCCGTAATGAATAgttgctctgcagagctgtttgagGGAGTGTTTCCTGGCTGCCTTAAtggcattatttcattttacacaaTTGTATCGCTTGCGGGGCCTGGCTGCAAGCAGCTGCAATGAAATGCATTCagttggatttattttcttggcTCAGGAGGCAGGGCTTCACTATGCCTTTCCGTTTAGACGCAGATGCGCTGCTGACCTGGCTTCAtacagtgctggggctgtggggggcaGCTGTGATCCCTGGGTCACTGCACGGGGCCCCATCAAACACCCGGGGAGCCACTGTCTGAACAACCCCAGCATGAGCTGAGCCATCTTCTCACCATGTCTTTGTCTCTGCGCCAGGACTCTGAGAGCTGCTCCCTGTACCCGGCCggctcacagcagctgctcagcccGGGCAGCCCCTGCTCTTCAGCCTCCATCACCCCACTGgcctcccagcactgcctccagctgctccagcagcagctcctccagcagcagcagcagacacaggTGGCAGTGGCTCAGGTACACATCCCACCTTCCCTTGGGCAGCACCAGCCCTGTTCCTCTCCCTGTAGAGCCTGGGTAAAGGGGTGTTGCGCAGCGATGGCCCTACAAACCAGGGATACTCCCGTCGTGGCGTGGGGACCAACTCCCCTCCCGCCCCACCTCACACGCCGCCCCACCCACCGCTGCTCCTCCCGCGGCCCCAATCCCCCGCCTCGGGCGGAGCGCCGCGcggccgccagggggcgccaAAGCGCCGCGCAGCGCCGTGGGACAgaggggagctggggctgcttcGCGGGTGCCGGGGGAGAACCGGGGGGACCGGGGAAGGCTCCTGGGGCACCGGGGGAGGCTCCGGCGGcgccggccccgcagccccgtcCCGCCCGCAGGTGCAGCTGCTGAAGGACCAGCTGGCGGCAGAGACGGCGGCGCGCATCGAGGCGCAGGCCCGGGTgcggcagctgctgctgaccaaCCGCGACCTGCTGCAGCACGTCTCGCTGCTGGTGCGGCAGCTGAAGGCGCTGGAGAGCCGGGCGCAGCGGCGGCAGCCGGGTGAGCGAGCGCGGGGAGCGGGCACCGGGCACCGGCAGCCCCGGGGCCGCCCGCAGCTCCTCACCGCCCCTCGTCTCTCTGCGTCCGCAGTTGACCGTTCGCTGCAGAACCTGTCCCTGGCGCAGTCGCTGTCGCTCAACCTCAAGAACCACTACAGCCTGGACTTCGCCCTGCCCTCCACCTCCACCCCCGCCAGCGTCCTGGGCAGTCCCGTGGCTCCCCGCTCGCCATCGGCGCTGGGCGCCGGGGATTCCTACCTCAACCTGGTCGGCCTGGAGGGGGCCGGGCCCTGCTTCGGCAGCAAGGACGGGGCCGAGGGCCCGGCGGGGCACGAGGGGCTCAGCCGGCGCGTGGAGGGCTCCGAGGTCAGCGACTTGGCGCTGCTCAGCGGGAGCGGCCGGCAGAAGGCAGAGGACGCGGACAGAGGGGACGAGGACAGGTGGGGCTCCGCGGCCGACGCAGCAGCCGAAGCGGGGCGCCCTGCCCCTGTCAGCGCTAATCCAAAGCGTAGCACCGTGCCAGCTAACGTGTAGAAAATGAACCTTACGCCAGCCCCAAGCGGCACAGCAGCACCGGCCAGAGCAGCGCTTGCAGCTGCTGGGGTATGGGAGGGAGAGCTGTGTCCCTGGCAGAGGAAAGCTCAGGTTGGGGACGGGCAGAGGAATCTCAGGAGGGCAGAGCCTGGGGTGGGATTCACCGTGTGCACACATGGGAACAAGGATGGGGGGATGCTGTCTGTCCTGCTCCTGTTCCCTGGAGCAACTCAACCAATGCTGCATCCCTTGCATGCCCCAGCTTCAACATACACAACAGTGGGTTGACTGAAGACACCCAAAGATGCATCTGGCTTTTGGAGAGCCCAGGCAGCTGGACCGAGCCCTGTGTGCAGGTAGGTAAATCCTTGCCCATCACCTCCTCTTTGCTCTTGCTTCCCAGGCGGCAGCAGCCCATTCCCAAGCTCAACCCACCGCCACCCATCCTACGCAAGAGGTCAAGCAAGACCTCCCCGAGCCTAGAAGTGGACATTAAGCCTGAGAGTACTGCCCACGTGAGCCTCCCCAGCCCCAGTGTGTCTGGCCTCACCAGCATCACTGCCACCTCCCTCACCCTCCTGGACCCTGAGGCAAGGACTCCTGCACGGAGCGCTGCTGCCAACGCAGAGCCCCTCTCTGTTGGGACCTACCAACATGTTCTGAGCAAGGACAGGTCTGGAGAGAATGGGCACACATCCCCTCCATCCAGCATTCATGATCCCACAGCCAGTGATGCCCTGAGCAAGGACTTGGCCTCACTGCTGAGCCCCACGGACAGCACACTGCCGTTCTCCCCTGCAGATGACACCTGTTTGCACATCAGCTTCTCAGaagatgagctgctggagccgGAGCTGGACACTACTGTGGGGCCCAGCAGGGTCCCTTCTTAGTTGGACACAGCACTGGCAGCTGGCTGACAGGCAGTCCCAGTGGCTCTTTCCACATCGCTCCCCCTGCACACTGGGGTTACAGGATCCCTGCACCCTGCCTGGGTCAGGTTCCTTCACTGTTCCTGCTCCATGCATCAGCTCCTGCCACGTgtgggctgcagcagagagTGCAACCCGGTCAGCCCGTGTCCTATTCTGCACCAGTTCGTGTTGTCTTCCTGCTTTGCCCAGCCCTTTTGTGTTCTGTCCTTCCCTTGGTCAGACATGCCAAGTGGGTCTTTGTCCCAGGGAGCTCTCACTTCTGCTGCCTGGCAGAAGCACAGATCCCACTCATTACCAcatccctggctgctgcagacagccccagctccacatccttcccactgcatccccagccctgctgtggtgGGGTGGCCTCGGGAAGGAGAGATGCAGACACCTCACTGCCTTGAAACCGGTCCTGTTTTGGAGACAGCAGCTTCACCGCCCCactgctgtgtccctgtgcaGCAATGCCACCACTGCCTCCCTCCAAAGGTGCCTTTTCCTCTGCTGGGCCACTTACTGTCCACACAGACTGGGGCTGCCCTGCGAGAGGCTGGTATGGGGTGACTGTCCACAGGGGAGAGTCAGGAGCCCCATGCCACAGCAGGTGCTCCGCATATTTTGGGGTGGCAGAGGCAGCTGCTCCATGCACACCTCTCTGAGCACTTTGGGGCTGCTCTGTCATGTTGGGGTGTTATGAAATGGTTCAGTGTGAAGTTGGAAG
This window encodes:
- the LOC125702635 gene encoding carboxyl-terminal PDZ ligand of neuronal nitric oxide synthase protein-like — protein: MPVKNRYNLVDDGCDSRVPLHNEEAFQHGIHFQAKYIGSLDVPRPSSRVEIVAAMRRIRYEFKAKNIKKKKVSIIVSVDGVKVILRKKQKRKEWTWDESKMVVMHDPVYRIFYVSHDSQDLKIFSYIARDGANNSFRCNVFKSKKKSQAMRVVRTVGQAFEVCHKLSLQHALQNADGQADGASDKSAEEQPSEVHQIKGSKITDVDEVGLDSDGICVSERGAGELPTARGELSTLKPGQGAKDKNCQDSESCSLYPAGSQQLLSPGSPCSSASITPLASQHCLQLLQQQLLQQQQQTQVAVAQVQLLKDQLAAETAARIEAQARVRQLLLTNRDLLQHVSLLVRQLKALESRAQRRQPVDRSLQNLSLAQSLSLNLKNHYSLDFALPSTSTPASVLGSPVAPRSPSALGAGDSYLNLVGLEGAGPCFGSKDGAEGPAGHEGLSRRVEGSEVSDLALLSGSGRQKAEDADRGDEDRRQQPIPKLNPPPPILRKRSSKTSPSLEVDIKPESTAHVSLPSPSVSGLTSITATSLTLLDPEARTPARSAAANAEPLSVGTYQHVLSKDRSGENGHTSPPSSIHDPTASDALSKDLASLLSPTDSTLPFSPADDTCLHISFSEDELLEPELDTTVGPSRVPS